A DNA window from Setaria viridis chromosome 2, Setaria_viridis_v4.0, whole genome shotgun sequence contains the following coding sequences:
- the LOC117843438 gene encoding protein WHAT'S THIS FACTOR 1 homolog, chloroplastic, with the protein MARRLFCATRALLLPVPAPAPAPAPAPVSSAAVAEAAASLLPLLPCKRRKKLLKKLKSPRVAPIEPEAARRVPALDAVLDRDTAFRFLHRARSFLASLPPPHRIPLSEAGKLHRELGFPRGRKVARSAARHPLLFHLPVVDSVPHLALTPLMCSLLEEERRIHDELLPSRVRAVRKLLMLTAHRRVPLAKLHHCRAVLGLPDDFRDRVRDFPDDFRVVVDPSDGRHVLELARWDPALAVSALERDFVVDERRVRRTFRFAVPHRRLMPLDAEDADRLDAATTFPLVSPYTNGALLKPWTPEAEKYRVGVVHEFLSLTVEKRAMIHHIVEFKVEFGLTRHMYESLQKQNRAFYLAGTEMNWALFLRDAYDENGVLKEKDPLVLFNEKLQRYACMTKMDSEEIMADAAGLTE; encoded by the coding sequence atgGCGCGCCGCCTCTTCTGCGCCACGAGAGCGCTCCTTCTTCCGGTCCCAGCTcccgctccggcgccggcgcctgcccCAGTATCTTCTGCCGCAGTTGCGGAAGCGGCGGCCTCGCTCCTGCCACTGCTCCCCTGCAAGCGGCGAaagaagctcctgaagaagctcAAGAGCCCGCGGGTCGCGCCCATTGagccggaggcggcgcgccgcgTGCCGGCCCTCGACGCCGTGCTCGACCGCGATACGGCCTTCCGCTTCCTCCACCGCGCGCGCTCGTTCCTGGCTTCCCTCCCGCCTCCGCACCGGATCCCCCTCTCCGAGGCCGGCAAGCTGCACCGCGAGCTCGGCTTCCCCCGCGGCCGCAAAGTGGCTCGCTCCGCTGCGCGCCACCCGCTGCTGTTCCACCTCCCCGTCGTGGACTCCGTCCCGCACCTCGCGCTCACGCCGCTCATGTGCTCGCTCCTCGAGGAAGAGCGCCGCATCCACGACGAGCTCCTCCCGTCGCGGGTGCGCGCGGTCCGGAAGCTCCTCATGCTCACCGCCCACCGCCGCGTGCCGCTCGCGAAGCTCCACCACTGCCGTGCGGTGCTCGGCCTCCCCGACGACTTCCGTGACCGTGTCCGCGACTTCCCCGACGACTTCCGCGTCGTCGTTGACCCCTCGGACGGCCGCCACGTCCTCGAGCTGGCGCGCTGGGACCCCGCGCTCGCCGTCAGCGCGCTGGAGCGCGACTTTGTCGTGGACGAGCGCCGCGTCCGGCGCACTTTCCGCTTCGCCGTCCCGCACCGCCGGTTGATGCCGCTcgacgccgaggacgccgaCCGCCTCGACGCGGCGACCACGTTCCCGCTGGTCTCGCCGTACACCAACGGCGCGCTGCTCAAGCCGTGGACACCCGAGGCGGAGAAGTACCGCGTCGGGGTGGTGCACGAATTCCTGAGCCTGACGGTGGAGAAGCGCGCCATGATCCACCACATCGTCGAGTTCAAGGTGGAGTTCGGGCTCACGCGGCACATGTACGAGTCGCTGCAGAAGCAGAACCGTGCGTTCTACCTCGCTGGCACGGAGATGAACTGGGCCCTGTTCCTCAGGGACGCGTACGACGAAAATGGCGTGCTCAAGGAGAAGGATCCCCTCGTGTTGTTCAATGAGAAGCTGCAACGCTATGCCTGCATGACCAAGATGGATTCCGAAGAGATCATGGCTGATGCTGCAGGCTTGACTGAATAG
- the LOC117843621 gene encoding pentatricopeptide repeat-containing protein At1g76280 isoform X3, with the protein MQADIVNALRRGDRQRASIILSNFQNTNWALNKEDFSYILEYCAEAPDPLFVMETLELMEEKAIGMSKGIYRYVIRALSRGGYVKEALHWLTLLGEKESTHATLPFFNIFLNACGSSANLKDVECCLETMENYLLGKSEITYCELLKIAVLQQNLPAVYDIWKDCTRYYSPSIITQRRILRALTAFGDLQSAYHILQHMVTSAAQRSEHLRLSSKRRYQSSRLDIPVLALSESEDLKLLPDFSLQPSQGKLATGKNSADVQPELLFAGNNLADKVELDNGTVRKTLRLAQSAVRRILIWSFNDLMHACVQFNNCQLAEQLFLEMQKLGLRWSKFTYDGFVKTLIAGKGIAYAMKVIETMERRGIKPYNDTLSALSEGYSKNLQLDLAEDLLERISEIRPKHIHAINALLSGCDIMNEPERAVRILAKMKRVNMKATLRTYELLFSLFGNVNVPYEEGNVLSHVDVSKRISIIEMDMLNNEIQHSFVSMKNLIRAFGDEGMIEEMLRYLNVAEKVLWNINPYQKSDLYSVALHALVKAKESHKAIRIFKIMRSCGLPTDVSIYTTMIECCKWLPCFKSASALLSLMLQDGFHPTVVTYTSLLKVVLAKDDFEGALDLLDICKTERIEPDIQIFNTVLSRAYARGQIHVIEYIVERIHRAKIQPNPSTLVYTFCAYEEHELYNTAIEALQVLSTRMISEDANILSEKITVFEDLILSEEPDAELRIIRAFEAAEEFLTTALLNLRWCAIMGATISWSPEESLWARRLASSYNANKRPHIIPLDVPQSS; encoded by the exons ATGCAAGCAGACATTGTCAATGCTCTCCGTAGAGGTGATCGGCAGCGAGCATCGATAATTCTTTCGAACTTTCAAAACACTAATTGGGCATTGAATAAGGAAGATTTTTCTTATATATTGGAGTATTGTGCAGAAGCACCTGATCCTTTG TTTGTTATGGAAACTTTGGAACTCATGGAGGAGAAGGCCATTGGCATGAGTAAGGGTATCTACCGATATGTCATTCGAGCCCTGAGCAGAGGAGGGTATGTGAAGGAG GCACTCCACTGGTTGACGCTTCTAGGGGAGAAAGAAAGCACCCATGCCACTTTGCCGTTTTTTAATATCTTTCTAAATGCCTGTGGAAGTAGTGCAAATCTGAAGGATGTTGAATGCTGTCTGGAGACAATGGAAAATTATCTTCTTGGGAAGTCTGAAATAACATACTGTGAGCTTTTGAAG ATTGCAGTGTTACAACAAAATCTGCCTGCAGTTTATGATATCTGGAAGGACTGCACTAGGTATTATAGCCCAAGCATTATTACACAAAGGAGAATTTTGAGGGCTTTAACTGCGTTTGGTGACCTCCAATCTGCATATCACATCTTGCAGCATATGGTAACCAGTGCTGCACAAAGATCTGAACATCTGAGGTTGTCTTCTAAAAGAAGATACCAATCATCAAGATTAGACATTCCTGTACTTGCTTTGAGTGAATCTGAAGATCTCAAATTGTTACCAGACTTTAGCCTGCAACCATCTCAAGGGAAGCTGGCTACTGGCAAAAATTCAGCTGATGTTCAGCCTGAGTTATTATTTGCAG GCAACAATCTTGCTGATAAGGTTGAACTAGATAATGGGACTGTTCGAAAGACATTGAGACTTGCACAAAGTGCAGTAAGGAGAATTTTGATATGGTCGTTCAACGATCTTATGCATGCATGCGTACAGTTTAACAACTGTCAGTTAGCTGAGCAGTTATTTCTAGAG ATGCAAAAACTTGGATTGCGGTGGTCAAAATTTACATACGATGGTTTTGTCAAGACTCTGATAGCTGGCAAAGGAATTGCATATGCCATGAAAGTG ATTGAAACGATGGAGAGAAGGGGCATTAAACCTTACAATGATACACTTTCTGCTCTCTCAGAGGGTTATAGCAAAAATTTACAGTTGGATTTGGCTGAGGATTTATTGGAAAGAATTTCAGAGATACGACCAAAGCACAtacatgccattaatgctttGCTTTCCGGATGTGACATTATG AATGAACCAGAAAGAGCTGTGCGCATACTAGCTAAAATGAAACGTGTGAACATGAAGGCAACTCTCAGGACATATGAGcttttgttttctctgtttggCAATGTCAATGTTCCTTATGAAGAAGGAAATGTTCTCTCTCATGTTGATGTTTCCAAAAGGATAAGCATCATTGAGATGGACATGCTAAATAACGAAATCCAACACAGTTTTGTGTCTATGAAGAACTTA ATACGAGCTTTTGGAGATGAGGGGATGATAGAGGAAATGCTGAGGTACCTGAATGTAGCTGAAAAGGTCTTATGGAACATAAATCCTTATCAGAAGAGTGATCTCTACAGTGTTGCGTTGCATGCTCTTGTTAAAGCCAAGGAA AGTCACAAAGCAATAAGGATCTTCAAAATCATGAGATCATGCGGTCTTCCAACCGATGTTTCAATTTATACTACCATGATAGAGTGCTGCAAATGGTTGCCATGTTTCAAATCAGCTAGTGCTTTGCTGTCTTTGATGCTCCAAGATGGCTTCCATCCGACTGTCGTGACTTATACATCTCTCCTGAAG GTTGTATTAGCAAAAGACGATTTTGAGGGTGCTCTGGATCTGCTTGATATATGCAAGACTGAAAGAATTGAGCCTGACATACAGATTTTCAATACAGTACTCTCACGTGCATATGCTAGA GGTCAAATTCACGTCATTGAATATATTGTGGAGCGTATACATCGAGCAAAAATTCAACCTAATCCATCAACACTCGTGTACACATTTTGCGCGTATGAGGAGCATGAACTTTACAATACTGCAATTGAGGCATTGCAAGTACTCAGCACGAGAATGATATCTGAGGATGCCAACATTCTTAGCGAGAAAATAACTGTTTTTGAAGATCTAATCCTCAGTGAAGAGCCTGATGCTGAATTGAGAATCATAAGGGCATTCGAAGCAGCTGAAGAATTTCTTACGACGGCTTTACTGAACCTGAGATGGTGTGCAATAATGGGTGCCACCATATCGTGGTCACCAGAGGAGAGTCTTTGGGCAAGGAGGCTGGCATCCTCGTACAATGCTAACAAGAGACCACATATAATCCCATTGGATGTCCCCCAATCTTCGTGA
- the LOC117843621 gene encoding pentatricopeptide repeat-containing protein At1g76280 isoform X2 has translation MQRILSRAARRCTSSSAAFKSPHAQVNVASGVHSEDAPTCSNEYDDFTWKTTLVRSMQADIVNALRRGDRQRASIILSNFQNTNWALNKEDFSYILEYCAEAPDPLFVMETLELMEEKAIGMSKGIYRYVIRALSRGGYVKEALHWLTLLGEKESTHATLPFFNIFLNACGSSANLKDVECCLETMENYLLGKSEITYCELLKIAVLQQNLPAVYDIWKDCTRYYSPSIITQRRILRALTAFGDLQSAYHILQHMVTSAAQRSEHLRLSSKRRYQSSRLDIPVLALSESEDLKLLPDFSLQPSQGKLATGKNSADVQPELLFAGNNLADKVELDNGTVRKTLRLAQSAVRRILIWSFNDLMHACVQFNNCQLAEQLFLEMQKLGLRWSKFTYDGFVKTLIAGKGIAYAMKVIETMERRGIKPYNDTLSALSEGYSKNLQLDLAEDLLERISEIRPKHIHAINALLSGCDIMNEPERAVRILAKMKRVNMKATLRTYELLFSLFGNVNVPYEEGNVLSHVDVSKRISIIEMDMLNNEIQHSFVSMKNLIRAFGDEGMIEEMLRYLNVAEKVLWNINPYQKSDLYSVALHALVKAKESHKAIRIFKIMRSCGLPTDVSIYTTMIECCKWLPCFKSASALLSLMLQDGFHPTVVTYTSLLKVVLAKDDFEGALDLLDICKTERIEPDIQIFNTVLSRAYARGQIHVIEYIVERIHRAKIQPNPSTLVYTFCAYEEHELYNTAIEALQVLSTRMISEDANILSEKITVFEDLILSEEPDAELRIIRAFEAAEEFLTTALLNLRWCAIMGATISWSPEESLWARRLASSYNANKRPHIIPLDVPQSS, from the exons ATGCAGAGGATTCT ATCGAGGGCTGCTCGCCGTTGCACCAGCTCCTCAGCGGCATTCAAATCCCCTCAC GCGCAGGTGAATGTGGCAAGTGGAGTTCACTCTGAAGACGCCCCAACTTGTTCTAATG AATATGATGATTTTACATGGAAGACCACTTTGGTCAGATCTATGCAAGCAGACATTGTCAATGCTCTCCGTAGAGGTGATCGGCAGCGAGCATCGATAATTCTTTCGAACTTTCAAAACACTAATTGGGCATTGAATAAGGAAGATTTTTCTTATATATTGGAGTATTGTGCAGAAGCACCTGATCCTTTG TTTGTTATGGAAACTTTGGAACTCATGGAGGAGAAGGCCATTGGCATGAGTAAGGGTATCTACCGATATGTCATTCGAGCCCTGAGCAGAGGAGGGTATGTGAAGGAG GCACTCCACTGGTTGACGCTTCTAGGGGAGAAAGAAAGCACCCATGCCACTTTGCCGTTTTTTAATATCTTTCTAAATGCCTGTGGAAGTAGTGCAAATCTGAAGGATGTTGAATGCTGTCTGGAGACAATGGAAAATTATCTTCTTGGGAAGTCTGAAATAACATACTGTGAGCTTTTGAAG ATTGCAGTGTTACAACAAAATCTGCCTGCAGTTTATGATATCTGGAAGGACTGCACTAGGTATTATAGCCCAAGCATTATTACACAAAGGAGAATTTTGAGGGCTTTAACTGCGTTTGGTGACCTCCAATCTGCATATCACATCTTGCAGCATATGGTAACCAGTGCTGCACAAAGATCTGAACATCTGAGGTTGTCTTCTAAAAGAAGATACCAATCATCAAGATTAGACATTCCTGTACTTGCTTTGAGTGAATCTGAAGATCTCAAATTGTTACCAGACTTTAGCCTGCAACCATCTCAAGGGAAGCTGGCTACTGGCAAAAATTCAGCTGATGTTCAGCCTGAGTTATTATTTGCAG GCAACAATCTTGCTGATAAGGTTGAACTAGATAATGGGACTGTTCGAAAGACATTGAGACTTGCACAAAGTGCAGTAAGGAGAATTTTGATATGGTCGTTCAACGATCTTATGCATGCATGCGTACAGTTTAACAACTGTCAGTTAGCTGAGCAGTTATTTCTAGAG ATGCAAAAACTTGGATTGCGGTGGTCAAAATTTACATACGATGGTTTTGTCAAGACTCTGATAGCTGGCAAAGGAATTGCATATGCCATGAAAGTG ATTGAAACGATGGAGAGAAGGGGCATTAAACCTTACAATGATACACTTTCTGCTCTCTCAGAGGGTTATAGCAAAAATTTACAGTTGGATTTGGCTGAGGATTTATTGGAAAGAATTTCAGAGATACGACCAAAGCACAtacatgccattaatgctttGCTTTCCGGATGTGACATTATG AATGAACCAGAAAGAGCTGTGCGCATACTAGCTAAAATGAAACGTGTGAACATGAAGGCAACTCTCAGGACATATGAGcttttgttttctctgtttggCAATGTCAATGTTCCTTATGAAGAAGGAAATGTTCTCTCTCATGTTGATGTTTCCAAAAGGATAAGCATCATTGAGATGGACATGCTAAATAACGAAATCCAACACAGTTTTGTGTCTATGAAGAACTTA ATACGAGCTTTTGGAGATGAGGGGATGATAGAGGAAATGCTGAGGTACCTGAATGTAGCTGAAAAGGTCTTATGGAACATAAATCCTTATCAGAAGAGTGATCTCTACAGTGTTGCGTTGCATGCTCTTGTTAAAGCCAAGGAA AGTCACAAAGCAATAAGGATCTTCAAAATCATGAGATCATGCGGTCTTCCAACCGATGTTTCAATTTATACTACCATGATAGAGTGCTGCAAATGGTTGCCATGTTTCAAATCAGCTAGTGCTTTGCTGTCTTTGATGCTCCAAGATGGCTTCCATCCGACTGTCGTGACTTATACATCTCTCCTGAAG GTTGTATTAGCAAAAGACGATTTTGAGGGTGCTCTGGATCTGCTTGATATATGCAAGACTGAAAGAATTGAGCCTGACATACAGATTTTCAATACAGTACTCTCACGTGCATATGCTAGA GGTCAAATTCACGTCATTGAATATATTGTGGAGCGTATACATCGAGCAAAAATTCAACCTAATCCATCAACACTCGTGTACACATTTTGCGCGTATGAGGAGCATGAACTTTACAATACTGCAATTGAGGCATTGCAAGTACTCAGCACGAGAATGATATCTGAGGATGCCAACATTCTTAGCGAGAAAATAACTGTTTTTGAAGATCTAATCCTCAGTGAAGAGCCTGATGCTGAATTGAGAATCATAAGGGCATTCGAAGCAGCTGAAGAATTTCTTACGACGGCTTTACTGAACCTGAGATGGTGTGCAATAATGGGTGCCACCATATCGTGGTCACCAGAGGAGAGTCTTTGGGCAAGGAGGCTGGCATCCTCGTACAATGCTAACAAGAGACCACATATAATCCCATTGGATGTCCCCCAATCTTCGTGA
- the LOC117843621 gene encoding pentatricopeptide repeat-containing protein At1g76280 isoform X1, giving the protein MWQVEFTLKTPQLVLMHFWPCFYDVNLEMARSNQLCATAKCIAVACLVYELSVLRPGLLPGVTMIALPLQQVSLVYSMLPDLEYDDFTWKTTLVRSMQADIVNALRRGDRQRASIILSNFQNTNWALNKEDFSYILEYCAEAPDPLFVMETLELMEEKAIGMSKGIYRYVIRALSRGGYVKEALHWLTLLGEKESTHATLPFFNIFLNACGSSANLKDVECCLETMENYLLGKSEITYCELLKIAVLQQNLPAVYDIWKDCTRYYSPSIITQRRILRALTAFGDLQSAYHILQHMVTSAAQRSEHLRLSSKRRYQSSRLDIPVLALSESEDLKLLPDFSLQPSQGKLATGKNSADVQPELLFAGNNLADKVELDNGTVRKTLRLAQSAVRRILIWSFNDLMHACVQFNNCQLAEQLFLEMQKLGLRWSKFTYDGFVKTLIAGKGIAYAMKVIETMERRGIKPYNDTLSALSEGYSKNLQLDLAEDLLERISEIRPKHIHAINALLSGCDIMNEPERAVRILAKMKRVNMKATLRTYELLFSLFGNVNVPYEEGNVLSHVDVSKRISIIEMDMLNNEIQHSFVSMKNLIRAFGDEGMIEEMLRYLNVAEKVLWNINPYQKSDLYSVALHALVKAKESHKAIRIFKIMRSCGLPTDVSIYTTMIECCKWLPCFKSASALLSLMLQDGFHPTVVTYTSLLKVVLAKDDFEGALDLLDICKTERIEPDIQIFNTVLSRAYARGQIHVIEYIVERIHRAKIQPNPSTLVYTFCAYEEHELYNTAIEALQVLSTRMISEDANILSEKITVFEDLILSEEPDAELRIIRAFEAAEEFLTTALLNLRWCAIMGATISWSPEESLWARRLASSYNANKRPHIIPLDVPQSS; this is encoded by the exons ATGTGGCAAGTGGAGTTCACTCTGAAGACGCCCCAACTTGTTCTAATG CATTTTTGGCCATGTTTTTATGATGTAAACCTGGAAATGGCGCGATCAAATCAACTTTGTGCTACGGCGAAATGCATTGCAGTTGCCTGCCTAGTGTATGAACTTTCAGTTCTGAGGCCTGGCTTACTTCCCGGTGTTACCATGATTGCCCTTCCCCTGCAGCAAGTTTCACTTGTATATTCCATGCTTCCTGACTTGG AATATGATGATTTTACATGGAAGACCACTTTGGTCAGATCTATGCAAGCAGACATTGTCAATGCTCTCCGTAGAGGTGATCGGCAGCGAGCATCGATAATTCTTTCGAACTTTCAAAACACTAATTGGGCATTGAATAAGGAAGATTTTTCTTATATATTGGAGTATTGTGCAGAAGCACCTGATCCTTTG TTTGTTATGGAAACTTTGGAACTCATGGAGGAGAAGGCCATTGGCATGAGTAAGGGTATCTACCGATATGTCATTCGAGCCCTGAGCAGAGGAGGGTATGTGAAGGAG GCACTCCACTGGTTGACGCTTCTAGGGGAGAAAGAAAGCACCCATGCCACTTTGCCGTTTTTTAATATCTTTCTAAATGCCTGTGGAAGTAGTGCAAATCTGAAGGATGTTGAATGCTGTCTGGAGACAATGGAAAATTATCTTCTTGGGAAGTCTGAAATAACATACTGTGAGCTTTTGAAG ATTGCAGTGTTACAACAAAATCTGCCTGCAGTTTATGATATCTGGAAGGACTGCACTAGGTATTATAGCCCAAGCATTATTACACAAAGGAGAATTTTGAGGGCTTTAACTGCGTTTGGTGACCTCCAATCTGCATATCACATCTTGCAGCATATGGTAACCAGTGCTGCACAAAGATCTGAACATCTGAGGTTGTCTTCTAAAAGAAGATACCAATCATCAAGATTAGACATTCCTGTACTTGCTTTGAGTGAATCTGAAGATCTCAAATTGTTACCAGACTTTAGCCTGCAACCATCTCAAGGGAAGCTGGCTACTGGCAAAAATTCAGCTGATGTTCAGCCTGAGTTATTATTTGCAG GCAACAATCTTGCTGATAAGGTTGAACTAGATAATGGGACTGTTCGAAAGACATTGAGACTTGCACAAAGTGCAGTAAGGAGAATTTTGATATGGTCGTTCAACGATCTTATGCATGCATGCGTACAGTTTAACAACTGTCAGTTAGCTGAGCAGTTATTTCTAGAG ATGCAAAAACTTGGATTGCGGTGGTCAAAATTTACATACGATGGTTTTGTCAAGACTCTGATAGCTGGCAAAGGAATTGCATATGCCATGAAAGTG ATTGAAACGATGGAGAGAAGGGGCATTAAACCTTACAATGATACACTTTCTGCTCTCTCAGAGGGTTATAGCAAAAATTTACAGTTGGATTTGGCTGAGGATTTATTGGAAAGAATTTCAGAGATACGACCAAAGCACAtacatgccattaatgctttGCTTTCCGGATGTGACATTATG AATGAACCAGAAAGAGCTGTGCGCATACTAGCTAAAATGAAACGTGTGAACATGAAGGCAACTCTCAGGACATATGAGcttttgttttctctgtttggCAATGTCAATGTTCCTTATGAAGAAGGAAATGTTCTCTCTCATGTTGATGTTTCCAAAAGGATAAGCATCATTGAGATGGACATGCTAAATAACGAAATCCAACACAGTTTTGTGTCTATGAAGAACTTA ATACGAGCTTTTGGAGATGAGGGGATGATAGAGGAAATGCTGAGGTACCTGAATGTAGCTGAAAAGGTCTTATGGAACATAAATCCTTATCAGAAGAGTGATCTCTACAGTGTTGCGTTGCATGCTCTTGTTAAAGCCAAGGAA AGTCACAAAGCAATAAGGATCTTCAAAATCATGAGATCATGCGGTCTTCCAACCGATGTTTCAATTTATACTACCATGATAGAGTGCTGCAAATGGTTGCCATGTTTCAAATCAGCTAGTGCTTTGCTGTCTTTGATGCTCCAAGATGGCTTCCATCCGACTGTCGTGACTTATACATCTCTCCTGAAG GTTGTATTAGCAAAAGACGATTTTGAGGGTGCTCTGGATCTGCTTGATATATGCAAGACTGAAAGAATTGAGCCTGACATACAGATTTTCAATACAGTACTCTCACGTGCATATGCTAGA GGTCAAATTCACGTCATTGAATATATTGTGGAGCGTATACATCGAGCAAAAATTCAACCTAATCCATCAACACTCGTGTACACATTTTGCGCGTATGAGGAGCATGAACTTTACAATACTGCAATTGAGGCATTGCAAGTACTCAGCACGAGAATGATATCTGAGGATGCCAACATTCTTAGCGAGAAAATAACTGTTTTTGAAGATCTAATCCTCAGTGAAGAGCCTGATGCTGAATTGAGAATCATAAGGGCATTCGAAGCAGCTGAAGAATTTCTTACGACGGCTTTACTGAACCTGAGATGGTGTGCAATAATGGGTGCCACCATATCGTGGTCACCAGAGGAGAGTCTTTGGGCAAGGAGGCTGGCATCCTCGTACAATGCTAACAAGAGACCACATATAATCCCATTGGATGTCCCCCAATCTTCGTGA
- the LOC117845786 gene encoding uncharacterized protein: MASSPWPRTAGTAPAPPPEAAAAAATAAATPAPTSEQHLVKEGGNAAAAAVPLPQEEEAEPHLPRDDDSEAVIQEHEQKINRYQAILAARLKAKFFSKKAFDGGNIFEAETIVEGETIQSSRWPCTRSFAKPEFFSRDKNSHEKGNSPTSAADSSAKNSSPSLAGDVSPKNNASALATENNLTPGKRQQSKKT, translated from the exons ATGGCTTCCTCCCCGTGGCCGCGCACCGCTGGTaccgcccccgccccgccgccagaagctgctgctgctgctgctaccgccgccgccacccccgccccgACGTCGGAGCAGCACCTGGTCAAG GAGGGAGGAaacgctgccgccgcggctgTCCCGCTcccgcaggaggaggaggccgagccCCACTTGCCGCGGGATGATGACTC AGAAGCAGTAATCCAAGAGCATGAACAGAAGATCAACAggtatcaagcaatacttgcaGCCCGTTTGAAGGCCAAGTTCTTCTCTAAAAAGGCTTTCGATGGAG GGAACATCTTTGAAGCAGAAACCATTGTTGAAGGTGAAACAATTCAGTCAAGCAG GTGGCCATGTACAAGATCATTTGCAAAACCAGAGTTTTTTTCCCGGGACAAGAACAGCCATGAGAAGGGAAATTCTCCAACTTCAGCAGCAGATTCCTCTGCCAAGAACAGCTCTCCATCTTTAGCAGGTGATGTCTCACCAAAAAATAATGCTAGTGCTTTGGCCACAGAAAACAATCTAACGCCTGGAAAGAGACAGCAATCCAAGAAGACTTGA
- the LOC117845787 gene encoding bZIP transcription factor 44 — translation MLQQHHYHGAVAMANLHCLSSPNPAFHAHCHSNMIAMPPTPFHFSPSTFEPIHEAPAVVSNSPAGSGSAEDAYGGRMVMAEDERRRRRMVSNRESARRSRMRKQRQLTELWAQVVHLRGANRRLLDDLNQAMRGCSDMCCENAQLEKEKAELSTKLERLMQAQSTTTPSSSSEPQDDTSTE, via the coding sequence ATGCTGCAGCAGCACCATTACCATGGAGCAGTGGCCATGGCCAACCTTCACTGCCTCTCATCTCCAAACCCAGCATTCCACGCTCACTGCCACAGCAACATGATCGCGATGCCGCCCACTCCCTTCCACTTCTCGCCTTCTACCTTTGAACCTATCCACGAAGCACCGGCTGTCGTCAGCAACAGTCCAGCCGGCTCTGGCAGTGCCGAGGATGCATACGGCGGCCGCATGGTGATGGCAGAGGatgagcggaggcggcggaggatggtCTCCAACCGGGAGTCCGCCAGGCGGTCGCGCATGCGCAAGCAGCGGCAGCTCACTGAGCTGTGGGCGCAGGTCGTTCACCTCCGTGGCGCCAACCGCCGCCTCCTTGACGACCTGAACCAAGCAATGAGGGGCTGCAGTGACATGTGCTGCGAGAACGCCCAGCTCGAGAAAGAGAAGGCCGAGCTCAGTACCAAACTCGAGCGCCTCATGCAAGCACAGAGCACCACAACGCCAAGCTCCTCATCAGAGCCGCAAGATGACACGTCTACTGAATAA